The Mycobacterium sp. EPa45 genomic interval CGGTACCGCCGCATAGATGGCCCGGGTGGCGGCGATGTTCGTGGCTTCGCTCATCGGATCAGCTGCAACGGAAGGCGGACGAAGCCGTGCGTGAGCAGGCTGGCAGTCTGCCGCTCGGCGGGTTCCTCGGACAGGCCGATCACGCAGTAGCGGTCCAGCACTGCGTTGACGACCGCCAACACCTCGAGCCGCGCCAGCGGTGCACCCAGGCAGAAGTGCAGGCCGTGACCGAAGGCCAGATGCTGGCGGATGTTGGCCCGGTCCAGGTCCAGGCGTTCGGGATCGTCGAAGACGGCCGGGTCGTGGTTGGCCGATCCGAAGAACAGGGCCACCCACTCCCCCTTCTTGATCCGGGCGCCATCGATCTCGACGTCGCGGGTCGCGATGCGGAACAACCGTTGTGGCCCGGTGAGCCGCGCCACCTCCTCGATGAAGGTGCTCACCAATGAGCGGTCGGCCCGCAGCCGGGCCGTCACCGCAGGCTCTCGCGCCATCGCGTGCAGGACGCTGCCGATCAGGTAGGTCGTCGTCTCACTGCCGGCCACCACCAGCGTCACGCACAGCCGCACGATCTGCTCCGGAGTGAGACGCTGCCCGTCGAGTTCGGCCCGCAGCAGTGCCGAGATCAAGTCCTCGGCGTCCTCGACGTCCTGCGAATCATCAAGGCGGGCACTGTGTTCGGTCACCCTTTCGGTGAACGCGGCCACCATGTCGGCGTTGCTCGCCATCCGCTCATCGGGTGTCATCGTCGACGACAGCATGAAGGCATTGGCCCAGTTCTTGAATCGGACGTGGTCACCGTCGCGCAGGCCCAACAGCCGGACCATTGCGCGGGTGGGCACCTCGTCGGCGAACTTCATGACGTCGGGGTCGCCGCCGCCGGTGCGGGCATCGAAATCGGCGAGCAGGGCCGGCACCAGTTCGGTGAGCCAGTTCTCGAGACGGCGGATGCGCCGCGGTGAGAATGCCTGACTGACCAGTTTGCGTTCGCCGGTGTGCGCGGGCGGGTCGGTGTTGACCAGCATCAGGCTCGGGGCCGACGACGCCTCCTGGATGGGGTCGCGGGAGGAGAACGTCTCGCCGTCGCGAGCGGCCGCGAGCACCTGGTCATGGCGGAACAACGCCCAGGCGGTGACCGGCTCGTCGGCGCCGGGCACGGTGCCGGGCGGCCAGTCCTGGTAACCCGCGACCGGCGAAGAGCCCCGCAGTTGCTCGAAGAGCGGATAGGGATTCGCGATCCCCTCCGGGGTGGTGAGCAGGTGCAGCGCAGAGGCGGTCGTCGAGGTCATGCGAACAGCCTCAATGCTTCTGCAGGCCTGGTCGATCTCCCGATGGAGGTCACTTGCGCCCCCTACGGAGCGGTTTTGCCCCCACGGCCACGATCGCGGTGAGACCATCGCCTCACTGTGACCACCTCCATCGACTCTTTGCCCGTGACCGCGCTGATCGACGGCAATCACCCTGGCTGGGCATCCAAAGCCCAACCAGTCAGTGCGGTATCCCGCCGCTACGACGAGGCCTGCCGGCTGGGTATCGTCGAACCTGCCGACGACCCGGTCCGGGCCGTCGCGGACACCGTCGACGCGCAGGCCACCCTGGTACGCGAGGCGCTCGAAGCGCTCGGCGACGAACAAGCGCTTGCCGCTCTGGAAGCCGTACTCGACTTGTCCCTACTGGAACGCCAGCTGATCGAGGACAGCGCGCGGCGCCGCACCCTGGCGCTGCTGCGGGTGCAGGAAGGCTTATCCAAGCTGCGCGGCATCGACGAGATCGCCAAGATCGTCGACCGCGCCCCGCGCGAACTGGTCGAGTCGTGCGGCTTCGACCGCGCGGTGCTGTTCCGGGTGCACCAGGGCAAAATGGTGATGGAGTCGGCGTACTTCGGCGACGACGTCGAGGGCGCCGAGAAGATGGTCGCCTTCGCCCAGTCCGTCGCCCCGCCGCTGGACCACATGCTCCTCGAAACGCAGATGATCCGCAGGCACGCACCGGAAATCGTGCGCGACGCCCGCAACGATCCGCGCGTCAACCGCCCGATCATCGACTTCTCGCTGACCCACTCCTACGTCGCGGCGCCCGTCATGCCGACCGGACGGGTGATCGGATTCCTGCACGCGGACCGGCTGTACTCCGGGCGCACCGTCGACGAAATCGACCGCGACACCGTGTGGGCATTCGCCGAGGGATTCGGCTACGCCTTCGAGCGGACCGTGCTGATGGAGCGGATGCGCCGCCAGCACGCTGACGTGCGCAACGCGCTGGCCACCGCCGAGCAAGCCGCCCAAGCCCTCCAGGACGCCGACCTGGAACTGCGCAAAGTCGAACCTGCCGAGCGCAGCACGGCCAGCCGCCGGCTGGCGGAGGTTGAATCGCGGGTGCACGAGATGCTGACCCGCCGCGAAGCCGAGGTGTTGCGGCTGATGGCCGACGGGCGCACCAACCAGCAGATCGCCGACGAACTGGTGATCACCCCCGGCACGGTGAAATCCCATGTGAAACGGGTACTTCGCAAGCTGCACGCGAGCAACCGCGCCGAGGCGGCGTCGATCTACGCGCGCTTGGCAGCCCGGCCCGATCCGGCCTGACTCAGCTGCTCGACCACCGCTCGGTGAGGACGCCGAGCGCACCAAGCGCCACCGCGGCGGCGGTTGTGGTGCGCAGCACCGTGGGGCCGAGCCGGACGGCCGTCGCACCTGCATCGGCGAGTCGGGCGAGTTCGGTGTCGCTGATCCCGCCTTCGGGGCCCACGATCAACATGATCGAATCCGCTTGCGCCACCGGCAGTTCCGCGAGTGGACGGTCAGCTGACTCGTGCAGCGCGAGGATCAGTCCACCGGCAGCCGCCCGCTCGGCGACCTCGCCCGCCAGAGCCGCTGTCGTCATCGGTCCGTCGATGTCCGGGATGTAGGCGCGCCGCGACTGCCGGGCCGCCGAACGGGCGACGGCACGCCAACGGCGCAGGCCCTTCTCCGCGCGCTCACCGTCCCAGCGCGCCACGCACCGGTCGGCCTGCCAGGCAATGAAGTCGTCGGCGCCGGCCTCGGTGGCCAATTCGATCGCCAGCTCAGAACGCTCGGATTTCGGAATGCCCTGCGCGATCGTCACCGGCGGATGCGGGCGCGTAGCCGTCCACCGCTGCAGCACCTGAGCCGAGAACCCGCGCTTGGTGGTCTCGTCGACCTCGCAGCGGGCCAGGGTGCCCGCGCCGTCGGAAAGGACCAGTCGCTCCCCGGGCCGGATGCGCCGGACCGTGGCGGCGTGGAAACCCTCGTCGCCGTCGACGACAGCACACTGACCGACCGCCGGGATGGCGTCGGCGTAGAACAGCGTGTCGGCCAACGCCTAACGGCCGCTGAATGTCTCGCGCAGCCGGCTGAACAGTCCGCCGGCATTGCCGGCCACGGCGTGCGTGGATTTGACCTCGGGTTCGGCGTGGCTGCGGGCTTTGAACTCGCCGAGCAGTTCCTTGGCACGCGCATCGAGCTTGCCGGGCACCGTGACCTCGATGTGCGCGTGCAGGTCACCCCGCACACCCGAACGCAGA includes:
- a CDS encoding cytochrome P450, with the translated sequence MTSTTASALHLLTTPEGIANPYPLFEQLRGSSPVAGYQDWPPGTVPGADEPVTAWALFRHDQVLAAARDGETFSSRDPIQEASSAPSLMLVNTDPPAHTGERKLVSQAFSPRRIRRLENWLTELVPALLADFDARTGGGDPDVMKFADEVPTRAMVRLLGLRDGDHVRFKNWANAFMLSSTMTPDERMASNADMVAAFTERVTEHSARLDDSQDVEDAEDLISALLRAELDGQRLTPEQIVRLCVTLVVAGSETTTYLIGSVLHAMAREPAVTARLRADRSLVSTFIEEVARLTGPQRLFRIATRDVEIDGARIKKGEWVALFFGSANHDPAVFDDPERLDLDRANIRQHLAFGHGLHFCLGAPLARLEVLAVVNAVLDRYCVIGLSEEPAERQTASLLTHGFVRLPLQLIR
- a CDS encoding LuxR C-terminal-related transcriptional regulator — encoded protein: MTALIDGNHPGWASKAQPVSAVSRRYDEACRLGIVEPADDPVRAVADTVDAQATLVREALEALGDEQALAALEAVLDLSLLERQLIEDSARRRTLALLRVQEGLSKLRGIDEIAKIVDRAPRELVESCGFDRAVLFRVHQGKMVMESAYFGDDVEGAEKMVAFAQSVAPPLDHMLLETQMIRRHAPEIVRDARNDPRVNRPIIDFSLTHSYVAAPVMPTGRVIGFLHADRLYSGRTVDEIDRDTVWAFAEGFGYAFERTVLMERMRRQHADVRNALATAEQAAQALQDADLELRKVEPAERSTASRRLAEVESRVHEMLTRREAEVLRLMADGRTNQQIADELVITPGTVKSHVKRVLRKLHASNRAEAASIYARLAARPDPA
- a CDS encoding 16S rRNA (uracil(1498)-N(3))-methyltransferase; its protein translation is MADTLFYADAIPAVGQCAVVDGDEGFHAATVRRIRPGERLVLSDGAGTLARCEVDETTKRGFSAQVLQRWTATRPHPPVTIAQGIPKSERSELAIELATEAGADDFIAWQADRCVARWDGERAEKGLRRWRAVARSAARQSRRAYIPDIDGPMTTAALAGEVAERAAAGGLILALHESADRPLAELPVAQADSIMLIVGPEGGISDTELARLADAGATAVRLGPTVLRTTTAAAVALGALGVLTERWSSS